Below is a genomic region from Mesorhizobium sp..
GCGGCGGCGAAGAACCAGCTCTCCGAGATCGAAAAGCGCTGCGGCAAGGGCTGCGCGGAATATGCGGCGCTGGAAAAGCAGATCGAAGCTGTTGGCGGGTGAGAGATGGCGCTGTTGCGGGACTGATTGGATAGCGGGCGCTCCACGGCGCCCCCCTTTGTCCTGCCGGACATCTCCCCCACGAGGGGGGAGATTCGCTATCGCATTTCTTTTCGCCAATCGCGAACGTTGCATGACGAGCGGCGTGATTGGAACTGCCGATCTCCCCCCTCGTGGGGGAGATGTCCGGCAGGACAGAGGGGGGGCGTGACTGAGCGGGCCGCGGCGTGATTTCTTCTACCGCGCGCTACTCGCCCCTCGCCACCCGCACGATACGGCCATCGTCCTCGTCGGTCAGCAGCCAGAGCGAGCCGTCGGGGGCGACGTTGACGTCGCGGATGCGGCCGAACTCGCCTTCGAACATCCGCTCCTCGCCGGTGATCGCGCCGCCGGCGTCGCGGTCGAGCCTGGACAGAAGCTGAAACTTCAGTGCGCCGGCGATCAGGTCGCCTCGCCATTCGGGGAACATGTCTCCTTCATAGACGACAAGGCCCGACGGGGCGATCGAGGGATCCCAGTAGTGGACCGGCTGTTCGAAGCCGGGCGCCTTGGTGCCGACGCCGATCTGGCCGCCGCCATAGTTCTCACCGTAGCTGATCTCCGGCCAGCCGTAGTTTTTTCCGGCCTGCGGATTATTGACCTCGTCGCCGCCCTGCGCGCCGTGCTCCACGGTCCACAGCCTGCCTTCGGCGTCAATCGCGAAGCCCTGCGGGTTGCGGTGGCCCTTCGACCAGATCTGCGGCAGCGCGCCGCCGCGTCCGTCGGCATAGGGGTTGTCGGCCGGCACCGACCCGTCGGCATTGATGCGCAGCACCGCGCCCGCCGCGTCCGTCCTATCCTGCGCGCGCGGACCCTCGCCACGGTCGCCGGTGGTGAAGAAGACCGTGCCATCGGGATGCAGCACGATGCGCGAGCCGAAGTGCTGGCCCTTCTGCGTCTTCTTCGGCATCGAGAACAGAACCTTCAGGTCGTCCAGCCGCGCCGCCGCGCCGTCGCGCACCAGCCGGGCACTGGCGATCGCCGTGCCGGCGCCGCCCGGACCGGGCTCCGAGAAGGTGAAGAAGATGCGGCCCGTCTTGGTGAAATCCTTCGCCACCGCGACGTCGAGCAGCCCGCCCTGGCCGCGGGCGGCGACCTCCGGCACGCCCTCGACCGGTTCCGACAGCGTACCATCGGCGCCCACCAGCCGCATGCTGCCCGAACGCTCGGTGACGATCGCCACGCCTTCGGGCAGAAAATCGAGACCCCAGGGGTGATCGAGGCCATCGGCGACGATCGCGGTGACGACATCCACCTTCTCGGTCGTGTATTCCCCGCCCGCCGCCGGCCAGGCCAGGAGCGCGACCGGGGCAAACAGAGCGACGGCAAGAGCGTGTTTCGGGCGCATCGGGTCATCTCCTTCGAATTTTTCTGTTGGCAGTCGGCCTGACATGGGGCGAAGCGGCCCCCTCGCAACCTCATCCCGTTGGGGAATGCGCAAAACCGCCTATAGTCGCGGTCACAAGCGGGTGATCGTGATTCGGGGATCATGCGGGGCGCGAACGACAATGCCGAAAGCGACGGCGGCGGCCCGTTCAGGCCGTCGGTGCGCGCCCTCGCGCGGCCGGTCGTCGCTGTCGCAGCACTCTACGGCGCGCCGCTGGCGGGGTTGCTGATCGCCGGCCAAGGCGGCGGCGCTGTCGCCCGGCTCTGCGTCCTCGCTCTCAGCCTGTCGATGCCGTTCCTGATCGCCTATGCGGTGCTGCGGCGCGCGACGGCGCGGATCGATGTCATGCCGCACACGCTGCTGCTCCGCCCCGGCTTCCCGCGCACCGGGCACCATGTCGTCCCCTATTCGGTCATCCGGGCGGTCAGGATCCGGCGCGGGCTTCGAGGCCGGCTGGCGGGAAGTGCGACCCTGGTCGTCGAGCTGGCGGGCGGGACCCTGGTCGAGGTCGCCGACCTGGCGGACGCCGAGGCGGCGCGGGCGGAAATCCTCGCGCGCCTCGATCCGCGCAAGCCGGCGCCGGCGGGCGAATCCGCGGCGGATTTGCCCGAAAATCCCCGGATGCGGACCGGTTGAGCGCCCCTGCGTCAACATTTTTTTCGTGAAAATCGCAGCGAAGCAGCTATATTGACGGCAAAAGAGGTTCAGCGGTCCCGTTAGCCAAGGCTCGCGGACCGTTTTCTTTTTGTCCGGGCGGGGCGAGGCGCAGATGTGCGACGCCGCCGGGGAATGAAAGGAAGGGCAGGAACATGATCAAGGTCCCGATGACCGGCTCCGGCTTCGCAGCCATCAAGGAAGAGCTGCGCTGGCGTCAGCAGGAAGAGCGTCCGCGCATCATCGAAGCGATCGCGGAGGCCCGCTCGCACGGCGACCTTTCCGAGAATGCCGAGTATCACGCCGCCAAGGAATCGCAGAGCCACAACGAGGGACGGATCGCAGAGCTCGAGGATTTCATCGCGCGCGCGGACGTGATCGACGTGTCGAAGCTGTCCGGCGACAAGGTGAAGTTCGGCGCCACCGTCGAGGTCGTCGACGAGGACACCGAAGAGAAGAAGACCTACCAGATCGTCGGCGACATGGAGGCGGACGTGAAGTCGGGCCGCATCTCGATCTCTTCGCCGATCGCGCGGGCACTGATCGGCAAGGAGGTCGGCGACACGATCGAGGTCAACGCGCCGGGCGGCGCACGAGGCTACGAGATCGTCGACCTGCGCTTCGGCTGAGCCTCACAATGCGCGACGCTGCGCGATCAGTTTTTCCGCTTCCAGAACGACATCGTCCGCGCGGACCGGCCTGCCCGGTCCGGCTGAGAGCGACGACGCATAGGCGCCGCGCGGGCCGGTGAGGCCGGGTTCGGTCGACAGGAACACCGCAACGGTCGGCAGACCGAAGGCGGCGGCGAGGTGGGTGAGGCCGGTGTCGACGCCGATGGCGAGGTCCGATCGGCCGATCGCCCCGGCGATCTCCGGCAGCGGCGATCTCGGGATGACGACGACGCCCGGAACGGCGGCGATCGATTCCGCCACCTGCCGCTCAGTATCGCTGGACCAGGTGACCAGTGGCGTGAGACCGCGGGCCAGCAAGGCGCGGGCGGTCGCCTGCCACTCGACGATGCTCCATTTCTTGTCGTCGCGGCTGGCGCCGTGCAGCAGGAAGGCGGTGCGGGCGCCGGGGGCCGCCGCATAGCCGGCCGGCGGCGGCTCCACGCCGGACGCGAGGCGGGACAGGTCCGGCGCGTAGCCCAACGCCTGGCCGAACAGGCGGCGGGTGCGCTCGATGGCATGCAGGCCCCTTGGGACGGCGAAGCTTCTTGCGTAGAAGCGGGCGGCGATCGGTTCGCGGGCGCTGGCACGGTCCAGGCCCCACACCGGCGCACCGGCCAGGCCTGCCACGACGGCCGATTTCAGCAGTCCCTGCGCGTCGAGGACGAGATCGTAGCGCGCGCCGTGCAGTTCCTGCCGCAGCGCCGCCGCCTCTCGCCAGGTCGCGGCCGAGAACAGGTGCTTGCGCCAGCGGCGCAGCGCGACCCGGTGGATGGAGCGGATCTTCGGATGGAGCGCGACGATGCCGGCGAAGCCTTCCTCGACGCACCAGCCGAACTCGATGTCCGGGCGCGCCGCGAGCGCGTCCTCGAGCGCCGGGAAGGTGTGGATCACGTCGCCCATCGACGACGTTTTGACGATCAACACTCTCATAGCAGGCGCTCGACCGAGGCGAGCACGCGGGCGACCTCCAGCGAGTTCAGGCAGTTGAGATGCCCGAGCGGACATTCCTTCTTGTGGCAGGGCGAACAGTCGAGGCCGAGCCAGACGAGTTCGCGGTTCTCCGAAAGAGGCGGGGTGTTTTCGGGCGAGGTCGAGCCGTAGACGCCGACAATCGGCGTGCCGACGGCGGCGGCGACATGCATCAGGCCGCTGTCGTTCGAGACCGCCACCCTGGCCGCGGCGATCAGGTCGATGACGTCGGTGAGGGTGGTTTGGCCGGCAAGGTCGATCGCGCCGGGAGCGAGCGAGGCGATCTCGCCGGTCACGGGCGCATCGTTCTTCGACCCGAACAGCACGACCTTCAGCCCGCGCTGCATCAGCGCCTGGGCGAGGCCCGCATAGGCGGCGCTCGGCCAGCGCTTGGCGGGACCGAACTCGGCGCCCGGCATCAGCGCGACGAAGCCGCCCCCGGCGAGGCCGTGGTGTTCGAGGAGCGTGCGCTGGTTGGCCGTGTCGACATCCAGCTTCGGCGCGCGGAAGGCGCCGCCGCCGGCGAGCGTGTGAAAGGCCTGCGCCGTCTTGCGCTTCAGCTCGGCCGGGAGCGGAACGATGCGGTTGATCACGCCGTAGCGCAGCTCGCGGCGATGGCCGACGCGCAGGGGAATGCCCGCGAAGAACGGGACGAGCGCCGATTTCCAGGAGCCCTGCATGACATAGGCCTGGTCGTATCGGCCCTTGAGTTCGCGGCCGAGGCGCCAGCGCGCCCCCAGTTCCAGCTTCCGGCGCGAGAACGGCGCGTCGATGCGGGCGCGGATTTCGGGCATGCGCTCGACCAGCGGGGCGGCCCAGGCGGGCGCGATGACGTCGATCGCGGCGTCGGGGTGAAGCTCGCGCAACGCCGAGAACAGGCATTGCGCCATCACCATGTCGCCCACCCAGCGCGGGCCGATCACGAGGATGGACGGGCTTTCAGCCATGCGATGTAGTCTTTGACGCCTTGTTCGACCGGGCGGAACGTGCCGTTGTAGCCGGCGGCCCTGAGGCGGCTCATATCAGCCTCGGTGAAGCTCTGGTAGCTGCCCTTCAGATGATCGGGAAATTCGATGAACTCGATCTCGCCGCGGCCGAGCTCGCCGATCACCGTCTCGGCAATCGCCCGAAAGGGCTGAGCGCGCCCGGTGCCGCAGTTGAATATGCCGCTGGCGCCGGTCTTCCACAGCCACAGATTGACGTCGGCGACGTCGCCGACATGGACGAAGTCGCGGCTCTGCTCGCCCGGTCCGAAGCCGTCATATGCGCCGAACAGCTTCGGGTTCTCGCCGCGCGAAACCTGGTTGAACAGGTGGAAGGCGACCGAGGCCATCGCGCCCTTGTGGGCTTCGCGCGGGCCGTAGACGTTGAAATAGCGCAGGCCGGCGACCTGTGAGGTCTCGCGTCCGAGCACGTTGCGGCGGACATAGTCGTCGAACAGTTTCTTCGAGTACGCGTAAACGTTGAGCGGGCGCTCGAATTCCAGCTCCTCGCGGAACACGGAGCCGCCGCCATAGACCGAGGCCGAGGAGGCATAGAGGAACGGGATCCTCGCGCCGAGACAGGCGTGCAGCAGCCGTTTCGACCAGGCGTAGTTCACCTCCATCATGAATTTGCCGTTCCACTCGGTCGTGGTCGAGCAGGCGCCCTGGTGGAATACGGCATCCACATCGCCGAATTCCCGGGCTTCCATGCGGGGGAGAAATTCGTCCTTGTCGAGATAGTCGGCGATCGACAGGTCGGCGAGATTGGCGATCTTGCGGCCATCCGTCAGGTCGTCGACGACGAGAATGTCGTCTCGGCCCTCCGCGTTGAGCGCGGCGACGATGTTGGAGCCGATCATGCCGGCCCCGCCTGTCACGATGATCATGGACGCCTCTTTCTGTCCCGGAACGGCGTGGGTATAGTCGAGCCGGCCTTGCCTGTCGACAAAGCGGCACGGTTGCGCTCCGGCAGCCCAAGGTATATCGCCCTGCGGGCGTCGGCCCGGCTGGCCGCGTGCCAGACCGGACGAGAATGAGCGAAACCTCCCTGCCTTCGATCGAGACGGTGCATCGCGTGCTTGGCCGCCTTGGCGAGGTGCGCGTGCTGGTGGCGGGCGACTTCATCCTCGACCGCTTCGTCAACGGCGTCATCGAGCGCATTTCGCCCGAAGCGCCGATTCCGGTGCTGCACGGGCGCAACGCCACACAGGCGCTGGGCGGTGCGGGCAACGTGGTCGCCAACATCGTCTCGCTGGGCGGCAAGGCGAGCGCGGTGTCCGCCGTGGGCGACGACCCGGCCGGGCACGCAGTGCGCTCGATGCTGGCGGATCTCGGCGTCGACACCGCCGGCCTCGTCTCGTCGCGGTCGCGCATGACCTCGTGCAAGAGCCGCTTCATCGCGATGAACCAGCAGGTGCTGCGCTTCGACGAGGAGGAGGTGGCGCCGCTGGATGCCGCGACCCGGGCCGGGCTGCTTGCGCGCTTCGAGACAGCCGTCGGCGAGACCGACATCGTCATCCTGTCCGACTACGGCAAGGGCGTCCTCACCGATGGCATGGCCGCGAACCTGATCGCGATTGCGAAAGCCGCCGGCAAGCCGGTTCTGGTCGATCCGAAAAGCCGCGATTTCGGCCATTACGCGGGCGCGACCGCGGTGACGCCCAACCGCAAGGAGCTCGGCGAGGCGGTCGGCCGCGCGGTGATGTCCGACGGCGAGATCGAGGCGGCCACGCGCGAACTGATCGCGGCGCATGGCTTCGACTTCATTCTCGCCACCCGCAGCGAGAAGGGCATGAGCGTGGTCGAGGCCGAAGACGCGCGCCACATCGCCACCCAGGCGCGGGAAGTATTCGACGTCTCGGGCGCCGGCGATACGGTGATCGCCACCTTCGCGCTAGCGCTGGGCGCCGGCGCGCATCGCAGCGTTGCCGCGCAGATCGCCAATGCGGCGGCGGGCGTCGTCGTTGCCAAACGGGGCACCGCCAGCCTGACCGTCGAGGAACTGTCCGGCGCGCTGTCGCGTGCTTCGGGTCCGGTCCGGCACATCGATGCCGTGCTCGATTTCGCCGGCGCGGAAAGGCTGGTCGGCGCGTGGAAGCGCGAAGGGCTGACCGTCGGCTTCACCAACGGCTGCTTCGACATCCTGCATGCCGGCCATGTCACCCTGCTGCACGCGGCGCGCAGCCAGTGCGACCGGCTTGTGCTCGGTCTCAACAGCGATGCCTCGGTGCGGCGGCTGAAGGGCGAGGGGCGGCCGGTCAACGCCGAACACGACCGCGCCTGCGTGCTCGCAGCGCTCGCCTCGGTGGACGCGGTGGTGGTGTTTTCCGAGGACACGCCGCTGAGGCTGATCGAACTGCTAAAGCCCGACGTGCTGGTCAAGGGAGCGGATTACACGATCGACAAGGTGGTCGGCGCCGACATCGTGCAGGCCTATGGCGGCAAGGTACTGCTCGTCGACCTCGTCGAAGGCCGTTCGACGACGGCGACGATCCGCAAACTCAAGGGACAGTGAACCGATGCCGGGTCTCAACGACTATCTCGTCCGCTCGGCCGATGCGCTCGCTGCGATGGTCGAGCGCGACCTGTCGGGCGCGATGGAGAGATCCGTCGCGGCGGTCGTCGCCGCGCTGTCGGCTGGCAAGCCGCTTCTGGTCTGCGGCAATGGCGGGTCGGCGGCCGACGCCATCCACATCGCCGGGGAACTGGTCGGGCGGTTCCTGAAAAACCGCAAGGCCTACAATGTGATCGCGCTGCCGGCGAATGCAGCGGTCCTGACCGCCTGGGGCAACGATTTCGGCTACGATACCGTCTTCTCGCGCCAGGTCGAGGCGCATGGCGGGCCGGGCGCGGTGCTGCTCGCGATCTCGACCAGCGGCAATTCGCCGTCGATCCTGCTGGCTGCCGAGGAAGCGCGCAAGCTCGGCATGACGGTGATCGGCATGACCGGCGACACCGGCGGCAAGCTGGCGCCGCTCTGCGACATCCTGCTCAACGTGCCCTCGAGCGAGACGCCGATCATCCAGCAGGGCCATATCTGTCTCTACCACTTCCTGTGCGGAGAGATCGAGGCGCGGCTTACCGATGGCTGAGACGCAGGCGGAGTGGCGACGGCATCTCGCCGAGGCGGGTCTTTGGGTCCAGCCGCTGTCCGACCTCCGCGCCTTCCGCGGCCGCCCGGCGCTGTTCCTCGACCGGGACGGCACGATCAACGTCGATACCGGCTATCCGGACGACCCACGCAAGATCGCGCTGCTGCCCGGCATCCTGCCAGCCATCCGAGTGGCAAACCAGGCGCGCTTCGCCACCGTGATCGTCACCAACCAGTCCGGCATCGCGCGGGGCCTGTTCGGCTGGGCCGATTTCGAGGCGGTCAATCGCCGCGTGGTCGATCTCCTGGCCGCCGAGGGATGCCGCATCGACCTCGTGCTCGCCTGCGCCTATCACGAGGCAGGCGAGGGCGCGTTGAAGGTGGCGGACCACCCGATGCGCAAGCCCAATCCGGGCATGCTGCTCAGGGCGGCAGAGATGGCGGGGCTCGATCTTTCCCGCTCGGTCATGGTCGGCGACAGGGCTTCCGACGTCGAGGCCGGCAGGCGGGCCGGCGTTCCGTCGGTCTTCCTTTCCGACGGTTTAGGCGATACGGCGAAGGCGATCCTCCAGGCCATCCAGGCAGGTACATGAACCGCAATTTCATCCGGGATTTCTTCCGCCGCCGCCGCATCGAGCGGCACGTGCGCGCGCATGGGCCGGTGTTCTCCTATCACGGGCTCGAGGTGCGCGTGCCGCCCGAAATCGGGCGATATGCGCTGAATTCGCTGATCCGCGGCAAATACGAGCCGGACGAGGCGGCGATGATCCTCAAATACCTGCCGTCCGACCTGCCCGTCATCGAACTCGGCGGTTCGCTGGGCGTGGTCTCGCGGCTCATCCGATCCCGCATCGGGCCGGACCGGCGCCATCTCGTGGTCGAGGCCAACGCCGATCTACTCGACACCTGCCGCGCCAATGCGACGGCGGGCGCCAGCCCCGGTGCCACCGAGCTCATCCACAAGGCGGTACACTACGACGCGCCGAGCGTCCGGTTCCATGTCGGCGTCGACGTGCACTCGGGCGCGGTGGGTGGCGGCGACGGCTCAGGATCGGTCCGGGAGGTCGGGGCAGAGCGTTTCGATGCGATCGTCGCCCGGCTGCCCGCCGGCACGCCCTATTCGCTGGTCAGCGATATAGAGGGAGCGGAATACGACATCTTCGAACGCGACCGGGAGGCGCTGGCCAGCGCGCAGGTGGCGATCGTCGAGATCCATCCGCAGATCTATGCCGCCCGCGGCGGCAGCGAAGCCCAATTTCTCAAGCTTGCAGAGGCTGCCGGCTTCGGGCTTGCCGAGCGGCAGGCAGATGTCGTCGTCCTCACAAGGAGCTGATCGCGTTCATTCCGGCGGCGCACCGGCGCCGAGCGACATGCGATAGAGCTTCGCATCGGCCAGGAAAACGTAGAAGGCCACCTCGGCGGCGTAGATCAGGCCGGGCAATCCACACAGCACGTAGCGCTGGACAAGGTAGGTCTTGATGAAGCGGCCGAACGGCCGGAACGTCATCTTCGCAAAGCTGGTGCGGCGCCCGCGCTCGCGCATGTCCTGCGCCTTCAGCGTCGCGTATTCGGACGCTTTGCGGATCTCCTCCGTCACCGAAAGGTTGCGGAAATGCAGGAGCCTGCCCTGCGCCACCTTCTCCACCGGGCCTTCGAAGATCATGCCTTCGTGAACCCTCAAATCGAGCATGTAGCGGACGCGATCCTTGCGGACGAGACGCTCGTGGTGGCGCGCATGCACGGCGGGCGGGGGGTATCCGTAGCCGGGGAGGTAGTCGATGCGCTTGAACGCATAGGCCGCCCTGTCGCCGGGCACGAAGCCCGCGAGCCACGTCCGCAACTCGTCGGACAGGCGCTCGTCGGCGTCGATGCCGAAGCACCAGGGACCCGCGCATTGTTCCAGGGCGAACTGCTTTTGCGCTGCAAAGCCCGGCCATTCCCGCTCGATGAGCCGGATCGGAAAGCCGCGCGCCCGATAATCGCGGATGAGCTCCAGCGTCCCGTCGGTCGAGCCCGAATCGACGATGACGATCTCGCGGAAGCCGCGCAGGCTGTCCAGGCAGTCGCCGAGAAAGCCGCGCTCGTTCTTGCAGATGATGTAGGCGGAGATCTGGATCGGGTCGGTCATCGGGAGGTCCTGCGGCAGTCTCCCATAGCCGCGCGCGCTTGGCGGGTCAAAAGCCGGCTTGGCGCTCAGGCACGGTCGGACACCGCAGCCATGTCCACCAGCCCCTCGTCCTTGACCTGGCGGATGGTCAGCGCCGTGCGGACGGTGTCGACATTCGGCGTCGAGGTCAGTTCCTCGATGACGAAGCCCTGGAAAGTGGCGAGATCGGGTGCCACGCATTGCAGCATGAAGTCGGATTCGCCCGAGACCATCCACGCCTGGCGCACGATCGGCCAGTTGCGCGTGCGCTCGGAAAACTGCTTCAGCTCGGCATCCGACTGGTGGTGCAGGCCGATCAGGCAGAAAGCGACGACCTGCTGGCCGAGCGCGGGGGCATTGATCAGCGCGCGGTAGCCGCGGATGATGCCTGTTTCCTCCAGCCGCTTGACGCGGCGCAAACAGGGCGGCGCGGAAATGCCGACCCGCTTCGACAGTTCCACATTGGTCATGCGGCCGTCGTCCTGCAACTCCTTCAGGATCTTCCAGTCGATGGCGTCGAGGTCGGCTTTCGCCGCCATGGCAAATTCCTTTTCGGACAGAATCCCGCGGCAGTACGCAACAAAGTTACGCCAAGTGTCGCGCGACGGGAAGTCCGACCGCAAAAGCTCCGCTAATTGTGCGCAACCGGCGCGCGGACTTGCGCAAGAGGTGGCAGACTCCTTACATCTGCCATGCCGCCGTCAGACTGCGCGCGGCGCGGGCTCATGCTTGCCTGCACGGCTCGATCGAGGGTTTCGTCATGACAACACGCCACGCACCGGTCGTCATCATCGGCTCGGGACCGGCCGGCTACACGGCTGCGATCTATGCGGCGCGGGCCATGCTGAAGCCGATGCTGATCGCCGGCATGCAGCAGGGCGGCCAGCTGATGATCACCACCGACGTGGAAAACTATCCGGGATTCGCCGATCCGATCCAGGGCCCGTGGCTGATGGAGGAGATGCGCAAGCAGGCCGAGCATGTCGGGACGGAGATGGTCAGCGACGTGATCGTCGAGGCCGACATCTCGCGCCGGCCGTTCGTGCTCAAGGGCGATTCGGGCGACCAATATACCTGCGACGCGCTGATCATCGCCACCGGCGCGCAGGCGAAGTGGCTGGGCATTCCGACCGAGGAGACCTTCAAGGGCTTCGGTGTCTCAGCCTGCGCCACCTGCGACGGCTTCTTCTATCGCGGCAAGGACGTGGTGGTGATCGGCGGCGGCAATTCGGCGGTCGAAGAGGCGCTGTACCTCGCCAATCTCGCCAAGTCCGTCACCGTCATCCATCGCCGCAACGAGTTCCGCTCCGAGCGGATCCTGCAGGACCGGCTGTTCCGCAAGGACAATGTCAAGGTGATCTGGGACCACGTCGTCGAGGAGATCGTCGGCACCGAAGGCAAGAAGCCGCTGCCCCCGTCGGTAACGGGCATCAAGCTGCGCCACGTCAAGACCGGTGCGATCAGCGAGATGCCGATCGACGGCGTCTTCGTCGCCATCGGCCATGCGCCGGCGGTCGACCTGTTCGTCGGCAAGCTGAAGCAGAAGCCCAACGGCTATCTTTGGACGGCGCCGGATTCGACCCGCACCGACGTGCCGGGCGTGTTCGCCGCCGGCGACGTCACGGACGACATCTACCGCCAAGCGGTGACCGCCGCGGGCATGGGCTGCATGGCCGCGCTCGAAGCGGAGAAGTACCTCGCCGAAATGGAATCGCACCGCGAAGCGGCGGAATAAGGAGCCGACCGGTGTCGGCTCGCACTCGGGGGAAAGACATGCCGCTCGACTGGGACAAGCTGCGCGTCTTTCACGCCGCGGCCGAGGCAGGATCCTTCA
It encodes:
- the trxB gene encoding thioredoxin-disulfide reductase, which codes for MTTRHAPVVIIGSGPAGYTAAIYAARAMLKPMLIAGMQQGGQLMITTDVENYPGFADPIQGPWLMEEMRKQAEHVGTEMVSDVIVEADISRRPFVLKGDSGDQYTCDALIIATGAQAKWLGIPTEETFKGFGVSACATCDGFFYRGKDVVVIGGGNSAVEEALYLANLAKSVTVIHRRNEFRSERILQDRLFRKDNVKVIWDHVVEEIVGTEGKKPLPPSVTGIKLRHVKTGAISEMPIDGVFVAIGHAPAVDLFVGKLKQKPNGYLWTAPDSTRTDVPGVFAAGDVTDDIYRQAVTAAGMGCMAALEAEKYLAEMESHREAAE